From Bacillota bacterium, one genomic window encodes:
- the atpB gene encoding F0F1 ATP synthase subunit A has product MGMKRFKRVFLLGSVMALIVFITSGCGEHFDLHHTEGALNFWGFPIEAEHFNIAGYEVAFNLGTIYYTWLAMALTLLLLLSAARGCNVRRPSKLSCMIELIFDFLGAQLFDSMGRKKGQGLYPLILTYFIFILVCNLQGLIPTLVAPTTDINTTLGLALITFSLIYIWGLRYRGLKMFKHYFMPIPILPIVEDFAKPITLSFRLFGNLKGDHVMVCALLGLITGSAEYFGGFLASVIWLCFGIFVSCIQAFLFTALSIAYISMVVSEEH; this is encoded by the coding sequence ATGGGAATGAAGCGATTTAAAAGGGTTTTCCTGCTTGGATCGGTTATGGCGTTAATAGTCTTTATTACTTCGGGTTGCGGCGAACACTTTGACCTGCACCATACCGAGGGAGCTCTTAATTTCTGGGGTTTTCCGATAGAGGCGGAGCACTTTAACATCGCCGGTTATGAGGTCGCGTTTAATCTCGGTACCATTTACTACACCTGGTTGGCAATGGCGTTGACGTTGCTGCTCTTACTCAGTGCGGCCAGAGGATGCAACGTGCGGCGTCCCAGCAAGCTGTCTTGCATGATCGAGTTGATCTTTGATTTTCTCGGAGCACAGCTTTTTGACAGCATGGGCAGAAAGAAAGGACAAGGTCTTTACCCGCTCATCCTGACCTATTTTATATTCATTTTGGTATGCAACCTGCAGGGTTTGATACCGACATTGGTAGCGCCGACGACTGACATTAATACCACGCTGGGTTTGGCGTTGATTACCTTCTCCTTGATCTATATTTGGGGGCTTAGATACAGAGGTCTTAAGATGTTTAAGCATTATTTCATGCCGATACCGATTCTGCCGATCGTGGAAGACTTCGCAAAACCGATTACGCTGTCGTTCCGACTTTTCGGCAATTTAAAAGGCGACCACGTTATGGTTTGCGCGTTGCTGGGTCTTATCACCGGTTCGGCGGAATATTTCGGCGGATTTTTGGCCTCGGTGATCTGGCTTTGTTTCGGGATATTCGTTTCCTGCATCCAGGCATTCTTGTTCACAGCGTTAAGTATCGCTTACATTTCTATGGTGGTAAGCGAAGAGCATTAA
- the atpE gene encoding F0F1 ATP synthase subunit C, which translates to MEVGAGAALGMALAAGLGALGAAIGDGIATGQCLAGTARQPELRGQLMTIMFVGIGMIESIPIIAVVIAFMLMGKIGG; encoded by the coding sequence ATGGAGGTTGGTGCTGGTGCAGCTTTAGGCATGGCTCTTGCTGCTGGTCTGGGTGCTCTGGGCGCTGCCATCGGCGACGGTATCGCCACCGGTCAGTGCCTGGCAGGAACAGCCCGTCAGCCTGAGTTACGCGGTCAGCTCATGACCATTATGTTTGTGGGTATAGGTATGATCGAGTCCATTCCGATTATCGCCGTGGTTATCGCGTTCATGCTCATGGGTAAGATCGGTGGGTAA
- the atpF gene encoding F0F1 ATP synthase subunit B → MIEINGTIVAQIFHFLLLLVLLRLVAYKPILKVLEDRQKYVASNIEQAEKQRADAEKIKTEVEAEMRRIREEAQKIVEKATKASEEQAQAIIEAAKQEATRLKEGAMADIEREKDKVMAELKDQVASLAVLVASKVIRDGLNIDAQHKLVKDAISEVKSLPC, encoded by the coding sequence GTGATAGAGATTAACGGGACGATAGTCGCTCAAATTTTTCACTTCCTCCTCTTGTTAGTCCTTCTTCGGCTGGTAGCTTACAAGCCAATATTAAAGGTTTTGGAAGACCGGCAGAAATATGTGGCTTCTAACATAGAACAGGCGGAAAAACAGCGGGCTGATGCAGAAAAGATCAAGACGGAAGTCGAAGCTGAAATGCGCCGTATACGCGAAGAAGCTCAGAAGATCGTGGAAAAGGCCACTAAAGCGAGTGAAGAACAAGCCCAGGCTATCATCGAAGCGGCAAAGCAGGAGGCGACCCGCCTGAAAGAGGGAGCTATGGCGGACATCGAGAGGGAGAAAGATAAGGTTATGGCCGAGCTGAAGGATCAGGTAGCGAGCTTGGCGGTTCTTGTCGCCAGCAAGGTGATCAGGGACGGGTTGAATATCGATGCGCAGCATAAGCTCGTTAAGGACGCTATTAGCGAGGTGAAGAGCCTGCCATGTTAA
- a CDS encoding F0F1 ATP synthase subunit delta, producing the protein MLKGAVAERYSRALFEIAQKENLLDKIEQELSDIMDTLDASQDLRRVVFHPQVPTSVKKDIVKEVFGAEVEPYTLNFINVIMDARREIFLKDVVGEYTRLVNETRNVVEVEITSAVEVQSADKDELVKALGKVTGKDVKVGYQVEPEILGGLVVRIGNRVIDSSVARQLQRLKEQVREIRVG; encoded by the coding sequence ATGTTAAAAGGTGCGGTTGCTGAACGATACTCGCGTGCGTTATTCGAGATCGCGCAAAAAGAGAACCTGTTGGATAAGATCGAACAGGAACTGAGCGATATCATGGATACCTTGGATGCCTCGCAGGATCTCCGAAGGGTGGTCTTTCATCCCCAGGTTCCGACAAGCGTTAAAAAGGACATCGTTAAAGAGGTCTTCGGCGCCGAGGTGGAACCGTACACGTTGAACTTTATCAATGTGATTATGGATGCCCGGCGGGAAATATTTTTGAAGGACGTCGTCGGAGAATATACCAGGTTGGTTAACGAGACGCGGAACGTCGTCGAGGTTGAGATCACCTCGGCGGTGGAAGTGCAGTCGGCCGACAAGGATGAGCTGGTCAAGGCTCTCGGCAAAGTGACCGGCAAGGATGTCAAGGTGGGTTATCAGGTGGAACCGGAAATCCTTGGCGGCCTTGTAGTCCGTATCGGTAACCGGGTGATAGATTCCAGTGTAGCGCGACAGCTTCAGCGCCTGAAGGAACAGGTGCGCGAAATTCGAGTTGGATAG
- the atpA gene encoding F0F1 ATP synthase subunit alpha produces MKLRPEEISSIIRQQIEKYEVQVEVTDVGTVIYIGDGVARVYGLEDCMYAELLEFPGGTLGMALNLEEDNIGCVILGPYTHIKEGDVVKRTGRIASVPVGDALLGRVINPVGVPLDGKGPINSDKFRPIEKIAFGVIFRAPVDTPLQTGIKAVDGMIPIGRGQRELILGDRQTGKTAIAVDAIINQKGQNCICIYVAVGQKSSTVANVIQKFQEYGAMDHTIVVAASASDPSPLLYIAPFAGAALGEEFVDQGKEVLIVYDDLSKQAAAYRELSLLLRRPPGREAYPGDVFNLHSRLLERAAKLHPDYGGGSMTALPVIETQQGDVSAYIPTNVISITDGQIILEPDLFYAGVRPAVNVGLSVSRVGGKAQRKAMRQVAGQLRLELAQYRELAAFAQFGSDLDKATLARLTRGERLVELLKQGQYVPMPMEEQVVSIYSGVRGHLDDLPADKVQEFEAELLKYMRAQGAAVLQAIKTDMEIKPDTEGKLKSAIDDFKKGFKMQYGLA; encoded by the coding sequence ATGAAACTTAGACCGGAAGAAATCAGTTCGATAATCCGCCAGCAGATTGAAAAATATGAGGTGCAGGTCGAGGTCACGGATGTAGGCACCGTTATATACATCGGTGACGGCGTGGCGCGGGTTTACGGACTGGAAGATTGTATGTACGCCGAACTGCTTGAATTCCCCGGCGGCACGCTCGGGATGGCGCTGAATCTGGAAGAAGACAACATCGGTTGCGTTATCCTCGGGCCGTACACGCACATCAAAGAAGGGGATGTGGTCAAAAGGACCGGTCGTATCGCCTCTGTTCCGGTCGGCGACGCATTGCTCGGACGGGTCATTAACCCTGTCGGTGTGCCGCTTGACGGTAAGGGGCCCATTAATTCGGATAAGTTCCGCCCGATTGAAAAGATCGCGTTCGGTGTTATTTTCCGGGCGCCGGTGGACACACCGCTGCAGACCGGCATCAAAGCCGTCGACGGTATGATTCCGATCGGCCGCGGTCAGCGGGAGTTAATCCTGGGTGACAGGCAAACCGGTAAGACCGCCATTGCGGTGGACGCCATCATCAACCAAAAAGGACAGAATTGTATTTGCATCTACGTAGCGGTCGGCCAGAAGTCTTCGACGGTGGCCAACGTGATTCAGAAGTTCCAGGAGTACGGTGCGATGGATCATACCATCGTGGTTGCGGCGTCGGCCTCCGATCCTTCACCGCTTTTGTATATCGCTCCGTTTGCCGGCGCGGCCCTCGGCGAGGAGTTCGTGGATCAGGGGAAAGAGGTCCTGATCGTTTACGACGACCTTTCGAAGCAGGCGGCGGCTTATCGCGAGCTGTCACTTCTCTTGAGACGCCCGCCGGGACGCGAGGCGTACCCGGGTGACGTCTTCAACCTGCACTCACGGCTTCTGGAAAGGGCCGCGAAACTGCACCCGGATTACGGCGGCGGTTCGATGACGGCATTGCCGGTCATCGAGACCCAGCAGGGTGACGTTTCGGCCTATATCCCGACGAACGTTATCTCCATTACAGACGGACAGATCATTCTTGAGCCCGACCTTTTCTACGCCGGTGTGCGTCCCGCCGTCAACGTGGGTCTTTCGGTATCACGAGTCGGCGGTAAGGCGCAGCGGAAGGCGATGCGGCAGGTTGCGGGCCAGTTGCGGCTCGAACTCGCTCAGTACCGGGAACTGGCGGCTTTTGCCCAGTTCGGTTCTGACCTTGATAAGGCGACACTGGCGCGGCTTACCCGCGGCGAGCGTCTGGTCGAGCTCTTGAAACAGGGACAGTACGTCCCGATGCCGATGGAGGAACAGGTCGTATCGATCTATTCCGGCGTCCGGGGTCACCTTGACGATCTTCCTGCCGATAAGGTTCAGGAGTTCGAAGCGGAGTTGTTGAAATATATGCGCGCTCAGGGAGCTGCGGTGCTGCAGGCGATTAAGACCGATATGGAAATTAAGCCCGATACGGAAGGGAAACTCAAGAGCGCAATCGATGATTTCAAAAAAGGCTTTAAGATGCAGTACGGACTGGCGTAG
- the atpG gene encoding ATP synthase F1 subunit gamma yields MPSLRDYRRRIKSLQSTQKICKAMKAVATARMAKAQVAVTAARPYARQIHEVLGRLSKAAGDVRHPLLAVREPKKVCYIVITADRGLCGGFNSNVLRATMRESSAHPGADIIAVGRKARNFFRFRRIPMQGEFVGLGDDIKFANARLIVKDAIDKYASGEYDAVYVIYSKFVNILVQQPTVVKVLPVEPPAAEEGAAGEESKKGPQPLYIFEPSAEAVLYDLLPKYVETVVFHAILESKAGEHSARMTAMDGATKSSAEMIDTFTLKMNRARQEGITKELLEIVSGAAALE; encoded by the coding sequence ATGCCATCCTTACGTGATTACAGGCGGCGCATAAAAAGCCTCCAGAGCACCCAGAAGATATGTAAAGCGATGAAGGCTGTAGCGACTGCCAGAATGGCGAAGGCGCAAGTAGCGGTTACGGCGGCGCGCCCTTATGCCCGGCAGATTCATGAGGTTTTGGGGCGCCTGTCCAAGGCGGCAGGTGATGTAAGACACCCGCTTTTAGCAGTGCGCGAACCCAAAAAGGTCTGTTATATCGTAATTACCGCAGACAGAGGGCTTTGCGGCGGTTTCAACAGCAATGTCCTGCGCGCGACGATGCGTGAATCCAGCGCGCACCCCGGCGCGGATATCATTGCTGTAGGGCGCAAGGCAAGGAACTTCTTCCGTTTCCGCCGGATACCGATGCAAGGTGAGTTCGTCGGCTTAGGCGATGACATAAAGTTCGCGAATGCCCGGCTGATTGTGAAGGATGCCATCGATAAGTACGCGAGCGGCGAGTATGACGCGGTTTATGTGATTTATTCGAAGTTTGTTAACATCCTTGTTCAGCAGCCCACGGTGGTAAAAGTGCTGCCGGTCGAGCCGCCCGCGGCGGAAGAAGGAGCGGCCGGCGAAGAAAGTAAAAAGGGTCCGCAGCCGCTGTACATCTTTGAACCTTCAGCGGAAGCCGTGCTTTACGACCTGCTTCCGAAATACGTGGAAACAGTTGTTTTTCACGCCATACTTGAGTCAAAGGCCGGCGAGCACAGCGCGCGTATGACTGCCATGGACGGTGCGACGAAGAGTTCGGCGGAAATGATCGACACGTTTACACTGAAGATGAACCGGGCACGGCAGGAAGGTATCACGAAGGAGTTGCTGGAGATCGTAAGCGGCGCGGCGGCGCTCGAATAA
- the atpD gene encoding F0F1 ATP synthase subunit beta: protein MNVGEIVQIIGVVVDVRFPPGQVPPIYNALKIEAEGPSGGKIDLTLEVEQHLGNNVVRTVAMSTTDGLKRGAKVTDTGAPISVPVGRPTLGRMIDVLGRPIDGKGEIKTDKLYPIHKPAPPLVDQSTKVEQLETGLKVVDLLVPFMKGGKIAMFGGAGVGKTVIVMELINNIAKQHGGISVFAGVGERTREGNDLYIEMTESGVMDKTMMVFGQMNEPPGCRLRVGLTGLCLAEYFRDEENADVLIFIDNIFRFSQAGSEVSALLGRMPSAVGYQPTLATEMGQLQERITSTTKGSITSVQAVYVPADDLTDPAPANTFAHLDGTVVLSRQIAELGIYPAVDPLDSVSRILEPKVVGAEHYAVARGVQKVLQRYKELQDIIAILGMEELSEEDKLIVARARKLQRFLSQPFHVAEAFTGTPGRAVTLKDTIRGFREILDGKHDDLPEDAFYMVGGIEEAVEKGKRLLGAS from the coding sequence ATGAATGTTGGCGAAATTGTTCAGATAATCGGCGTTGTGGTTGACGTGCGGTTCCCTCCGGGACAAGTGCCTCCAATCTACAACGCACTTAAGATTGAAGCCGAGGGACCTTCCGGGGGAAAGATAGACCTTACCCTGGAAGTGGAGCAGCACCTTGGTAACAACGTAGTACGTACCGTTGCCATGTCCACCACGGACGGTTTAAAGCGCGGTGCAAAGGTTACCGACACGGGCGCGCCGATTTCGGTGCCGGTGGGAAGACCGACGCTGGGCCGTATGATCGACGTTCTCGGCAGACCGATTGACGGCAAGGGTGAGATTAAGACCGACAAGCTCTACCCGATTCATAAACCGGCGCCTCCGCTGGTTGACCAGTCCACAAAGGTGGAGCAGCTTGAAACCGGCCTGAAGGTGGTCGACTTGCTGGTTCCGTTCATGAAGGGCGGCAAGATTGCGATGTTCGGCGGCGCCGGTGTGGGCAAGACGGTTATCGTTATGGAATTGATTAACAACATCGCCAAGCAGCACGGCGGCATTTCGGTGTTTGCCGGTGTGGGCGAGCGGACGCGTGAAGGAAACGACCTGTACATAGAAATGACCGAGTCCGGGGTTATGGACAAGACGATGATGGTGTTCGGCCAGATGAACGAGCCGCCGGGCTGCCGTCTGCGCGTGGGCCTGACCGGTCTGTGTCTTGCCGAGTACTTCCGTGACGAAGAAAACGCGGACGTGCTGATCTTTATCGATAACATCTTCCGTTTCTCCCAGGCTGGTTCCGAGGTGTCGGCACTCTTAGGCCGGATGCCTTCAGCCGTGGGTTATCAGCCGACGTTGGCGACCGAGATGGGCCAGTTGCAGGAACGGATTACTTCCACCACTAAGGGTTCCATCACCTCGGTGCAAGCGGTGTATGTGCCCGCCGACGACCTGACGGACCCGGCGCCGGCTAACACCTTTGCCCATCTTGACGGCACCGTCGTGTTGTCCCGGCAGATCGCAGAGCTTGGAATCTACCCGGCGGTGGACCCGCTCGACTCGGTATCCCGTATTCTGGAGCCGAAGGTTGTCGGAGCGGAGCATTACGCGGTGGCCCGCGGCGTGCAAAAGGTACTCCAGAGGTACAAGGAACTACAGGACATCATCGCTATCCTCGGTATGGAAGAACTTTCAGAAGAGGATAAACTGATTGTGGCCCGCGCGCGTAAGCTGCAGAGGTTCCTCTCGCAGCCCTTCCACGTGGCGGAAGCCTTCACGGGAACACCCGGGAGGGCTGTAACACTCAAGGATACCATCCGTGGGTTCAGAGAGATCCTGGACGGTAAGCACGACGACCTGCCGGAGGATGCCTTCTATATGGTTGGAGGTATTGAAGAGGCGGTTGAAAAGGGCAAGAGGCTCCTTGGGGCCTCTTAA
- a CDS encoding F0F1 ATP synthase subunit epsilon produces MAEKLQKLVVVTPVRVVFTDEVRMVSARGAGGDLGILPDHAPLLTSLKTDAVRIQKDGQWRQMAVSSGFLEAKDNRVVILSDAAELAEEIDVERARRAKERAEERLRSKTADIDLIRAEAALLRALARLKAADMAGRR; encoded by the coding sequence ATGGCTGAAAAACTCCAGAAGTTAGTTGTCGTCACGCCGGTCCGCGTCGTTTTTACCGACGAGGTAAGGATGGTAAGTGCGCGCGGCGCCGGCGGTGATTTGGGTATACTGCCCGACCATGCGCCGTTGCTGACGAGCCTGAAGACCGACGCGGTACGCATTCAAAAAGACGGTCAGTGGCGGCAGATGGCGGTCAGCAGCGGTTTTCTGGAAGCCAAAGACAACCGTGTGGTTATCCTTTCCGACGCTGCGGAACTGGCTGAGGAAATAGACGTAGAACGCGCACGCCGGGCCAAGGAACGCGCAGAGGAACGCTTGCGCAGCAAGACGGCAGATATTGACCTCATCAGGGCTGAGGCGGCGCTTCTCCGGGCTCTGGCCAGGTTGAAGGCGGCCGACATGGCGGGACGCCGGTAA
- the spoIID gene encoding stage II sporulation protein D, with amino-acid sequence MRLRAGLLLLMAAVISIVWFYPGRVARERVEIRQTGQDIRLYRHGPGTVETIPLEEYVVGVVAAEMPASAPLEALKAQAVAARTYSMRRIISRGVANNPHPGTDICDEPKHSQAYLSREDLKKSWGPIAYYRYYYKVRRAVAETSGLVITYKGQLIDPVYHASCGGCTENARDVWKFDIPYLKSVQCPYDLKTRPVESRSFTLAQLQGLISPKNTTTSASEDGKGEGQLTITITDVTATGRPKEVAVSGKPVSATIVRERLGLKSTRFTWNIKEDRVLFTTVGYGHGVGLCQNGAMGMAENGCGFGQILTHYYSGVQVVKY; translated from the coding sequence ATGAGGCTGAGAGCAGGACTGTTACTTTTAATGGCAGCCGTCATTTCCATCGTATGGTTTTATCCCGGCAGGGTTGCGAGGGAAAGGGTTGAAATCCGCCAGACGGGCCAGGACATACGGCTGTACCGGCACGGGCCCGGCACCGTGGAGACGATACCGTTGGAGGAATACGTTGTCGGTGTGGTGGCCGCGGAGATGCCGGCTTCGGCGCCGCTTGAAGCGTTAAAGGCACAGGCGGTGGCGGCGCGCACCTATTCCATGCGTCGCATTATTTCGCGGGGGGTGGCCAATAACCCGCACCCCGGTACCGATATCTGCGATGAGCCGAAGCACAGCCAGGCTTATCTAAGCCGGGAGGACCTGAAAAAATCGTGGGGGCCGATCGCTTATTATCGCTACTATTACAAAGTGCGGCGGGCGGTGGCGGAAACCTCCGGACTAGTTATCACTTACAAGGGACAATTAATCGACCCTGTTTATCACGCTTCGTGCGGCGGCTGCACCGAAAACGCGCGCGACGTTTGGAAATTCGATATACCGTATCTAAAAAGCGTTCAGTGTCCTTATGATTTGAAGACCAGACCGGTGGAGAGCCGTTCCTTCACGCTGGCCCAACTCCAAGGTCTTATATCTCCGAAGAACACGACGACAAGCGCTTCCGAGGACGGAAAGGGGGAGGGACAGCTGACCATAACCATCACGGATGTAACCGCAACAGGCAGGCCCAAAGAGGTCGCGGTCAGCGGAAAACCCGTTTCCGCCACGATCGTTCGTGAACGGTTGGGACTTAAATCCACCAGATTCACCTGGAACATTAAGGAGGACCGCGTCTTATTCACCACGGTAGGTTACGGGCATGGTGTAGGGCTTTGCCAGAACGGCGCTATGGGAATGGCCGAAAACGGATGCGGTTTCGGGCAGATACTCACCCATTATTACAGCGGCGTGCAGGTTGTTAAATATTAG
- the spoIIID gene encoding sporulation transcriptional regulator SpoIIID produces MQEYIQRRVLDICAYILETQATVRQAAQVFNVSKSTVHKDVTERLPSLNKKMAQQVRQVLDVNKAERHLRGGEATRRKYKDTG; encoded by the coding sequence ATGCAGGAGTATATCCAGCGGCGGGTTCTAGACATCTGTGCGTATATACTCGAGACCCAGGCTACGGTCCGGCAGGCGGCGCAGGTATTTAATGTTTCAAAAAGTACCGTGCATAAGGATGTAACAGAACGTCTGCCCTCATTAAATAAAAAAATGGCGCAGCAAGTGCGGCAGGTTCTGGACGTCAATAAAGCGGAACGGCACCTGCGCGGCGGTGAGGCCACCAGGAGGAAATATAAGGACACCGGGTGA
- a CDS encoding rod shape-determining protein: MLGFTPDIGIDLGTATVLVYVKGKGIVLNEPSVVAINRDDNRVISVGEDARRMLGRTPGNIIAVRPLKEGVIADYDVTEKMLRYFIMKCGCRRFLLRPRVIVCIPTGVTSVEERAVRQAAIQAGARQSFLIEEPMAAALGAGLDVAEANGSMVIDIGGGTTDIAVLSLGGIVCSTSTRVGGDKFDEAIVRYVRREFNMIIGDRSAEELKIEIGTAVPSSTIKRSGSIRGRDLVSGLPRSVTVNSQQVWEAIREPLDNIVTALKSILEWTPPELAADIVDKGIVMTGGGSLLEGIDTLLSKETGLPVYVAEDPVSCVALGTGRALGMLNVLSRSRHARALRVV; the protein is encoded by the coding sequence ATGCTTGGTTTCACTCCGGATATCGGAATTGATTTAGGGACGGCAACGGTACTGGTTTATGTCAAAGGCAAGGGGATAGTGCTGAATGAGCCTTCGGTCGTGGCGATAAACCGCGATGACAACAGGGTGATATCGGTTGGTGAGGACGCCAGGCGAATGCTGGGGCGGACGCCCGGAAATATTATCGCGGTAAGGCCGCTTAAAGAAGGCGTTATAGCGGACTATGACGTTACTGAGAAGATGCTTAGGTACTTTATAATGAAATGCGGGTGCAGGCGATTTCTGCTGCGCCCGCGGGTAATAGTGTGCATCCCGACCGGAGTCACCAGCGTTGAGGAACGGGCGGTCCGCCAGGCGGCGATTCAGGCCGGCGCCAGACAAAGTTTTCTGATTGAAGAGCCGATGGCGGCGGCTCTTGGGGCGGGGTTGGACGTGGCCGAAGCGAACGGGTCGATGGTGATCGACATCGGTGGCGGGACCACGGACATCGCGGTCCTCTCGCTCGGCGGCATCGTATGCTCCACTTCCACACGCGTAGGCGGGGATAAATTTGATGAGGCGATCGTGCGATATGTGCGGCGCGAATTCAATATGATTATCGGCGACCGTTCGGCGGAAGAACTGAAGATCGAGATCGGCACCGCGGTTCCTTCCAGTACAATAAAGCGTTCCGGCAGCATCCGCGGGCGCGACCTTGTCAGCGGTCTGCCGCGTTCCGTAACGGTCAACAGTCAGCAGGTATGGGAAGCGATCCGGGAACCGCTTGACAACATCGTTACCGCCCTCAAGAGTATCCTTGAGTGGACACCGCCGGAATTGGCTGCGGATATTGTGGACAAGGGCATCGTTATGACCGGGGGCGGTTCACTCCTGGAGGGGATTGACACGCTCCTCTCCAAGGAAACCGGTCTGCCGGTCTATGTCGCGGAGGATCCGGTATCCTGCGTGGCGCTGGGTACCGGACGGGCTTTGGGAATGCTCAATGTCCTGTCCCGTTCACGGCACGCACGGGCGCTAAGGGTAGTCTGA
- a CDS encoding pyruvate kinase alpha/beta domain-containing protein — MTHYWPAAGKTNTAATIEAALARAGELNLKHLVVASCSGETAALLAGCGLNTVCVAHQVGFSTPGADEMSVEARARLERAGIRILTTTHLMAGIDRSLRFKFGGVYPAEIIASTLRLFGQGAKVCVEISVMALDAGMISPGEDVVAVAGTASGADTAVVIQPAHSQHFFDTRIREIICKPRVF; from the coding sequence ATGACGCATTACTGGCCTGCGGCGGGAAAGACAAATACCGCCGCTACCATTGAGGCCGCATTGGCCCGGGCCGGGGAACTTAACCTGAAACATCTTGTCGTGGCTTCGTGCTCGGGAGAGACGGCGGCTTTACTGGCTGGATGCGGTCTTAACACGGTATGTGTGGCGCACCAGGTCGGGTTCTCAACGCCGGGCGCAGATGAGATGTCTGTGGAGGCGCGGGCGCGGCTTGAACGCGCAGGGATCAGAATACTGACAACGACCCACCTGATGGCTGGGATTGACCGTTCGCTCAGATTCAAGTTCGGCGGCGTCTACCCGGCGGAAATCATCGCTTCAACGCTCCGTCTTTTCGGACAGGGGGCCAAGGTCTGTGTGGAGATAAGCGTTATGGCGCTGGATGCCGGGATGATTTCTCCCGGCGAGGATGTCGTGGCGGTAGCCGGGACTGCAAGCGGCGCCGATACGGCGGTTGTGATCCAGCCGGCGCATTCGCAGCACTTTTTTGACACCAGGATCAGAGAGATAATCTGCAAGCCCAGGGTTTTTTAA